TTCCGGTGCCAATGTTGACCTCGGGGTTGTGTTTCGGGTCGGCGGGCGGAGCATCGGCTCCTTCGCGACGGTGGTTGTAGGTGTGCAAATCGTAGACAACGATGCGGCCATGTTCTTCGATCAGCTCACGCAGTAGCGCTTCAACATCGGCGTAGAATTCGTCGTATTCTCGCAGCGACGCTTCGATCATTTTCGGATCCGGTGGCGTATCCCAAACCTCCATTCCCCACGCATCGGCTGGCGTCTCGTAGACGGCCTTGTCACGCGGACGGTTCAGATCCACTTCGAAACGCGATCGCAGACCGACAATTTGCGTTTTGGCAATCTGCGTCCATTCCCCGGTGATCGGATCTTCCTCTCGCTGCTGTTCGTCTTCGTCAATTGCCAATCGCTGCTCGACGCTGCGGCGGGTGTCATGCCCATTGTGAATCGCCGCCGCAATAATAGGGCTCGTTCCTCGCTGGAAGATGCAATGAGGGTGAAGTGCCACAGGGGGATCTCCCTTCGATGGACGAGGAATGTGAAAACAGCAAACGAGGCCGAAGCAGGCCTTCGCGATAACGAAAGGTTCGCAAGAACGAAAAGGCAAATGCTGTACCACTCAGAATCAACTTGTTGATTCGTGGCTGGTGTGGAATCGAGCTCGACTCGCTATCGCTATCGCAGATGACGTTCGCGTTTGCTCCGCTGCCCGCTGCGGCATCAAGTTGGCGGCTTTGCGTTCAGAACGCGACGTTGGTTGGGTGTTTTTAAGACGAAATGCTGGCTCGGCACACCGTTTGCCTTATCCAGAGAGGTTGGGTTGTCGACACGCAAAACCGTGGTTTGGCAACCGTGACGACTCGTTTTTTACGAGGCGTCCTTTTCATAAGAAACGAACTTTAATCGGAGCCTGCCATGAGTCTAGAAACAAAGCAAAGCCTTAGCGAAGCCACCGTCAAGAAACTTCAAAAGCTAATCCGCGCCAACATTGACTCCTATGACGGGTTTCGTGAATCGGCAGAAGAATTGAGCGACAAAAAGCTGGCGACCCTGTTCCGCGAGATTGCCAATGAGCGATCGGCGCTAGCAACGGAGTTGCAGAATTACGTCGAATGGAACGGCGAAGAGGCCGAGGATGATGGTTCCGCCACAGCTGGTGTGCACCGTGCGTGGATCAACGTTCGCAGCAAGCTCAATGGGGGCGATCCCTATGTAATTCTGATCGAAGCCGAGCGTGGCGAAGATCATATCAAGAATGCCTACGAAGAAGTGCTCAAGGACACCGCGGGCAGCGCAATGAACGATGTGTTGTTGTCGCAATACGCGGTAGTCAAAGCGGGACATGACAAAGTCCGTGATCTTCGTGACGCGTACAAGAACAAGTAGGCGATCTCGCCCACTGGATTAACGGCTCTGTTGTCCGGTCTGTAATTTCCTCGCACCTTGTTTTAGGAACAGCAGAGCCCGCTGTTTAGCGTCTTGGCTGAAGTGCCAAGCGGAGAATCGTGATGTACACCATTTTGCTGATCCTGTTGATCTTGTTGCTCGTAGGGGCGTTGCCGACGTGGCCGCACTCGAGAAGTTGGGGGTACGCCCCGAGTGGAGCACTGACGTTGATTGTCATCGTCGTCTTGGTGCTGCTGTTGATGGGGTATCTATAAGGCCCGTAAGTCCAGGCACCGTGATCATGCCCTGTCATTACGGGGCCTTTCACGGCTGCCTCAATCAAGTTTCACTTCTTTTGAATCACCACTGGCTAGGTCAATCATGAAATCAATTACTCAATCGATGCGGTCGTTGTTTGTCGTCGGAACACTGCTTGCCGGTTTCGCAATCGTCGGCTGTGATAACAAAGAAACGCTGTTGGACGTCGATACACCCGA
The nucleotide sequence above comes from Novipirellula caenicola. Encoded proteins:
- a CDS encoding N-formylglutamate amidohydrolase — protein: MALHPHCIFQRGTSPIIAAAIHNGHDTRRSVEQRLAIDEDEQQREEDPITGEWTQIAKTQIVGLRSRFEVDLNRPRDKAVYETPADAWGMEVWDTPPDPKMIEASLREYDEFYADVEALLRELIEEHGRIVVYDLHTYNHRREGADAPPADPKHNPEVNIGTGTMDRQFWAPVVDRFIAELRAYDFHGRKLDVRENVKFQGGYFGEWIHSTFPEQACAIAIEFKKFFMDEWEGEADPDEVECIYKALESTLPGVQTALRQL
- a CDS encoding PA2169 family four-helix-bundle protein; translation: MSLETKQSLSEATVKKLQKLIRANIDSYDGFRESAEELSDKKLATLFREIANERSALATELQNYVEWNGEEAEDDGSATAGVHRAWINVRSKLNGGDPYVILIEAERGEDHIKNAYEEVLKDTAGSAMNDVLLSQYAVVKAGHDKVRDLRDAYKNK
- a CDS encoding DUF3309 family protein is translated as MYTILLILLILLLVGALPTWPHSRSWGYAPSGALTLIVIVVLVLLLMGYL